A stretch of the Candidatus Paceibacterota bacterium genome encodes the following:
- the rpsR gene encoding 30S ribosomal protein S18: MNSCYFCSQNIEKIDYQDVETLKKFISFQFKIQPAKKTKLCAKHQRQLSKAIKKARILGLLPFTGI, encoded by the coding sequence ATGAATTCTTGTTACTTTTGTAGCCAAAACATAGAGAAGATAGATTACCAAGATGTAGAAACTCTGAAGAAGTTTATTTCTTTTCAGTTTAAAATTCAGCCAGCGAAAAAGACGAAGCTCTGCGCTAAACACCAAAGACAGCTTTCCAAGGCAATCAAAAAAGCTCGGATACTAGGTTTGTTGCCATTTACCGGTATTTAA